A single region of the Streptomyces sp. AM 4-1-1 genome encodes:
- a CDS encoding DUF6758 family protein, which yields MRGEPSCPRCGGRVSAPGLFADSWQCPAHGDVHPQQPVIPPSVEALGVVVHRARVPVWMPWPLPVGWLFTGVAYAGDDRTGGRATAVACSGPGPLGGIGELLLVAEELSVGLGARYAGVSGLDPGPYLGVDGPPDAKVLAAGRPTPLWQVRGAPADRAVFAGEACGLWLWAIVWPERSGLLMYDELVLTDLRDAGGEVDLVPCGALTPRLIDRPEG from the coding sequence ATGAGGGGTGAACCCAGTTGCCCGAGGTGCGGAGGCCGGGTCAGCGCGCCCGGTCTGTTCGCCGACTCCTGGCAGTGCCCCGCACACGGTGATGTCCACCCGCAGCAGCCCGTGATCCCGCCCAGCGTCGAAGCGCTCGGCGTGGTCGTGCACCGCGCCCGGGTCCCGGTGTGGATGCCCTGGCCACTGCCCGTCGGCTGGCTGTTCACGGGAGTGGCGTACGCGGGCGACGACCGTACCGGCGGCCGGGCCACCGCCGTCGCCTGCTCGGGCCCCGGACCGCTCGGCGGCATCGGTGAACTGCTGCTGGTCGCGGAGGAACTGAGCGTCGGACTCGGCGCGCGGTACGCCGGGGTGAGCGGCCTCGACCCGGGCCCGTACCTCGGCGTCGACGGCCCGCCGGACGCCAAGGTGCTGGCCGCCGGGCGGCCCACCCCGCTCTGGCAGGTGCGGGGCGCGCCCGCCGACCGCGCGGTCTTCGCGGGCGAGGCGTGCGGGCTGTGGCTCTGGGCGATCGTCTGGCCCGAGCGGTCGGGGCTGCTGATGTACGACGAACTCGTGCTGACCGACCTGCGGGACGCGGGCGGCGAGGTCGACCTCGTACCCTGCGGGGCGCTGACCCCGCGCCTGATCGACCGGCCGGAGGGCTGA
- a CDS encoding PHP domain-containing protein encodes MRIDLHTHSTASDGTDTPAELVRNAAAAGLDVVALTDHDTVRGHAEAAAALPGGLTLVTGAELSCRLDGVGLHMLAYLFDPDEPEFARERELVRDDRVPRARAMVDKLRRLGVPVTWEQVARIAGDGSVGRPHIASALVELGVVATVSDAFTPEWLADGGRAYAGKHELDPFDAIRLVKAAGGVTVFAHPLAVKRGEVLPESSIARLAAAGLDGIEVDHTDHDEPTRARLRALARELGLLVTGASDYHGSRKTVRLGECVTDPEIYGEITRRATGAFPVPGAGGVRHP; translated from the coding sequence GTGCGCATCGACCTGCACACCCACTCCACCGCGTCGGACGGCACCGACACCCCCGCCGAGCTGGTGCGCAACGCCGCCGCCGCGGGGCTGGACGTCGTCGCGCTCACCGACCACGACACCGTACGGGGACATGCCGAGGCCGCCGCCGCGCTGCCCGGAGGACTCACCCTCGTCACCGGCGCCGAGCTGTCCTGCCGGCTCGACGGCGTGGGCCTCCACATGCTCGCGTACCTCTTCGACCCCGACGAGCCCGAGTTCGCCCGGGAACGCGAGCTGGTCCGGGACGACCGGGTGCCCCGCGCCCGCGCCATGGTCGACAAGCTCCGCCGACTGGGCGTCCCCGTCACCTGGGAGCAGGTCGCCCGGATCGCCGGGGACGGCTCCGTCGGACGTCCGCACATCGCCAGCGCCCTCGTCGAACTGGGTGTCGTCGCGACCGTCTCCGACGCCTTCACCCCCGAGTGGCTGGCCGACGGCGGCCGGGCGTACGCGGGCAAACACGAACTCGACCCCTTCGACGCCATCCGGCTGGTCAAGGCCGCCGGGGGCGTCACCGTCTTCGCCCACCCGCTCGCCGTGAAGCGCGGCGAGGTGCTGCCCGAGTCGTCCATAGCGCGGCTCGCGGCGGCCGGACTCGACGGCATCGAGGTCGACCACACGGACCACGACGAGCCCACCAGGGCCCGGCTGCGCGCCCTCGCCCGCGAACTCGGCCTGCTCGTCACCGGAGCCAGCGACTACCACGGCAGCCGGAAGACCGTCCGGCTCGGCGAGTGCGTCACCGACCCCGAGATCTACGGGGAGATCACCCGGCGGGCCACGGGAGCCTTCCCGGTGCCGGGTGCCGGCGGAGTCCGCCACCCGTAA
- a CDS encoding DUF1003 domain-containing protein encodes MTRAPRTRIDQPKAPRRRLLPEYDPEAFGRFSEKIARFLGTGRFIVWMTLIIILWVVWNIVAPTPLRFDEYPFIFLTLALSLQASYAAPLILLAQNRQDDRDRVTHEQDRKQNERSIADTEYLTREIAALRMGLGEVATRDWLRSELQDLVRDLEERRVLFPAESDEADR; translated from the coding sequence ATGACACGCGCGCCCAGGACCAGGATCGACCAGCCGAAGGCGCCCCGGCGGCGGCTGCTTCCGGAGTACGACCCCGAGGCGTTCGGCCGGTTCTCCGAGAAGATCGCCCGCTTCCTCGGCACCGGGCGCTTCATCGTCTGGATGACCCTGATCATCATCCTGTGGGTGGTCTGGAACATCGTCGCGCCGACGCCGCTGCGCTTCGACGAGTACCCGTTCATCTTCCTGACCCTGGCCCTGTCGCTCCAGGCGTCGTACGCGGCCCCGCTGATCCTCCTCGCGCAGAACCGCCAGGACGACCGCGACCGGGTCACCCACGAGCAGGACCGCAAGCAGAACGAGCGCTCCATCGCCGACACCGAGTACCTCACCCGGGAGATCGCCGCGCTGCGGATGGGCCTGGGCGAGGTCGCCACCCGTGACTGGCTGCGCTCCGAACTCCAGGACCTGGTGAGGGATCTGGAGGAGCGACGGGTGCTGTTCCCCGCCGAGAGTGACGAAGCCGACCGCTGA
- a CDS encoding CBS domain-containing protein, with protein MAAGIPRVFVSHLSGVPVFDPNGDQVGRVRDLVAMLRVGGRPPRLLGMVVEVVSRRRIFLPMTRVTGVESGQVITTGVVNMRRFEQRPTERLVLGEFLDRRVRLVETDEEVTVLDVAIQQLPARRDWEIDKYFVRKGRGGALRRKGETLTVEWSAVRGFSLEEHGQGAENLVATFERLRPTDVANALHHLSPKRRAEVAAALDDERLADVLEELPGDDKVEIIGKLQEDRAADVLEAMDPDDAADLLSELPEEDKERLLALMRPDDAADVRRLMSYEERTAGGLMTTEPIVLRPDATVADALARVRQADLSAALAAQVYVCRPPDETPTGKYLGTVHFQRLLRDPPFTLVSALLDSDLVPLAPDTPLSAVTSYLAAYNMVSVPVVDESGSLLGAVTVDDVLDHLLPEDWRETDYQGEEGIAGGR; from the coding sequence ATGGCGGCAGGCATCCCCCGGGTCTTCGTCTCGCACCTGTCCGGTGTGCCGGTCTTCGACCCGAACGGCGACCAGGTCGGCCGCGTCCGCGATCTGGTCGCGATGCTGCGGGTCGGCGGACGGCCGCCCCGGCTGCTCGGGATGGTCGTCGAGGTGGTCAGCAGGCGCCGGATCTTCCTGCCCATGACCCGGGTGACCGGTGTGGAGTCGGGCCAGGTCATCACGACCGGCGTGGTCAACATGCGGCGCTTCGAGCAGCGCCCGACCGAACGTCTGGTCCTCGGCGAGTTCCTGGACCGGCGGGTCCGACTCGTCGAGACGGACGAGGAGGTCACCGTCCTCGACGTGGCGATCCAGCAGCTCCCGGCCCGCCGTGACTGGGAGATCGACAAGTACTTCGTCCGCAAGGGCCGGGGCGGGGCACTGCGCCGCAAGGGCGAGACGCTGACCGTCGAGTGGTCGGCCGTCCGGGGTTTCTCGCTGGAGGAGCACGGTCAGGGCGCCGAGAACCTGGTCGCCACCTTCGAACGGCTGCGCCCCACCGATGTCGCCAACGCCCTGCACCATCTGTCGCCGAAGCGGCGCGCGGAGGTGGCCGCCGCGCTCGACGACGAACGGCTCGCCGACGTCCTGGAGGAGCTGCCCGGCGACGACAAGGTGGAGATCATCGGCAAGCTCCAGGAGGATCGCGCGGCCGACGTGCTGGAGGCGATGGACCCGGACGACGCGGCCGACCTGCTGTCGGAGCTGCCGGAGGAGGACAAGGAACGGCTGCTCGCCCTGATGCGGCCGGACGACGCGGCCGACGTGCGGCGGCTGATGTCGTACGAGGAGCGCACGGCGGGCGGTCTGATGACGACCGAGCCGATCGTCCTGCGCCCGGACGCCACGGTCGCGGACGCGCTGGCCCGGGTGCGGCAGGCGGACCTGTCCGCGGCGCTGGCCGCGCAGGTGTACGTGTGCCGGCCGCCCGACGAGACGCCGACCGGCAAGTACCTCGGCACGGTGCACTTCCAGCGGCTGCTGCGCGATCCGCCGTTCACCCTGGTGAGCGCGCTCCTCGACAGCGATCTCGTACCACTGGCGCCGGACACCCCGCTGTCGGCGGTGACCAGCTATCTGGCGGCGTACAACATGGTGTCGGTGCCGGTCGTGGACGAGAGCGGGTCGCTGCTCGGCGCGGTCACCGTGGACGACGTCCTCGACCACCTGCTGCCCGAGGACTGGCGCGAGACCGACTACCAAGGCGAGGAGGGGATCGCGGGTGGCCGGTGA
- a CDS encoding MFS transporter, whose protein sequence is MQGEDSFDEGAGSILRQPKAVWATAGASVVAFMGIGLVDPILPSIAKGLEATPSQVSLLFTSYFLITAVAMLVTGFVSSRIGGRKTLLAGLALVVVFAALSGTSSSVGELVGFRAGWGLGNALFVSTALAVIVGAAAGGSAAAILLYESALGLGMACGPLLGALLGNASWRYPFFGTAALMAIGFVCITAFLREQPRPARKTSLLDPLRALGHRGLASVAASAFFYNYAFFTILAFTPFVLNMTPYKSGAVFFAWGLLLAVFSVLVAPRLQRRFGSLTVLGGSLLLLAADLLVLGYGNHTTAIVCTVVSGAFIGMNNTVYTELALGVSDAPRPVASAGYNFVRWFAAAAAPFLAPKIEEWSDIHIPFVVAAVAAVTGAVVVRIRRTALTHRAEELLPKHATEDGVTVFAD, encoded by the coding sequence ATGCAAGGAGAGGATTCGTTCGACGAGGGTGCCGGCAGCATCCTGCGCCAGCCGAAGGCCGTCTGGGCCACGGCGGGCGCCTCCGTCGTCGCGTTCATGGGAATCGGGCTGGTCGACCCGATCCTGCCGTCCATCGCCAAGGGCCTGGAGGCGACGCCCAGTCAGGTGTCCCTCCTCTTCACCTCGTACTTCCTGATCACCGCGGTGGCGATGCTCGTCACCGGTTTCGTCTCCAGCCGCATCGGCGGCCGCAAGACGCTCCTCGCCGGTCTGGCGCTCGTCGTGGTCTTCGCGGCGCTGTCCGGCACCTCGTCGTCCGTCGGTGAGCTGGTCGGCTTCCGCGCCGGCTGGGGCCTCGGCAACGCCCTCTTCGTGTCGACCGCGCTCGCCGTCATCGTCGGCGCGGCGGCGGGCGGCAGTGCGGCGGCGATCCTGCTGTACGAGTCGGCGCTCGGCCTCGGCATGGCGTGCGGTCCGCTCCTCGGCGCCCTGCTCGGCAACGCCAGCTGGCGCTACCCGTTCTTCGGCACCGCCGCGCTGATGGCGATCGGATTCGTCTGCATCACGGCGTTCCTGCGCGAACAGCCCAGGCCGGCCCGGAAGACCTCCCTGCTCGACCCGCTCAGGGCGCTCGGCCACCGCGGCCTCGCCTCGGTCGCCGCGTCGGCGTTCTTCTACAACTACGCGTTCTTCACGATCCTGGCGTTCACCCCGTTCGTGCTGAACATGACGCCGTACAAGTCGGGTGCCGTCTTCTTCGCCTGGGGGCTGCTGCTCGCGGTCTTCTCGGTGCTCGTGGCACCCCGGTTGCAGAGGCGGTTCGGCTCGCTCACGGTGCTCGGCGGCTCACTGCTGCTGCTCGCCGCCGACCTGCTGGTGCTGGGGTACGGGAATCACACGACGGCGATCGTCTGCACCGTCGTCTCGGGGGCCTTCATCGGCATGAACAACACCGTCTACACGGAGCTGGCACTCGGCGTCTCCGACGCGCCGCGCCCGGTGGCGAGCGCCGGGTACAACTTCGTCCGGTGGTTCGCCGCCGCCGCCGCGCCGTTCCTCGCCCCGAAGATCGAGGAGTGGAGCGACATCCACATCCCGTTCGTCGTCGCCGCGGTCGCGGCGGTGACCGGCGCCGTCGTCGTCCGGATCAGGCGGACGGCGCTGACGCACCGGGCGGAGGAGCTGCTGCCGAAGCACGCCACCGAGGACGGCGTCACGGTCTTCGCCGACTGA
- a CDS encoding alpha/beta hydrolase produces the protein MSRPHTFAPPPCARAHRLRTPRGDFAVLDATPDTPPRATALLLPGYLGSKEDFIAMLEPLTAAGYRAVAVDGRGQYETEGTGRQEAYSQGELARDVLAQAIALGATDGDADGDADDDAAVSGTKDSGAATGPVRPPVHLLGHSLGGLIARAAVLLDASPFRSLTLMSSGPARVVPVQQERVRMLSDALTTMTMAEVWQVMQALDPPQDASPDGDALRRRWLRHDRAQLIATGRQLATEPDRVVELAAVGLPVHVVSGVHDDTWPVPSLDAMAERLGARRTTIEGAQHSPNTDRPERTVEALVSFWDGL, from the coding sequence ATGAGTCGGCCGCACACCTTTGCCCCGCCCCCCTGCGCCCGCGCCCATCGGCTCCGTACCCCGCGCGGCGACTTCGCCGTCCTGGACGCCACGCCGGACACCCCGCCACGCGCGACCGCACTCCTGCTGCCCGGGTACCTCGGCAGCAAGGAGGACTTCATCGCGATGCTGGAACCGCTCACCGCGGCCGGCTACCGGGCGGTCGCCGTCGACGGCCGCGGCCAGTACGAGACGGAGGGGACGGGCCGTCAGGAGGCGTACAGCCAGGGCGAGTTGGCGCGGGATGTGCTGGCCCAGGCGATCGCGCTCGGCGCGACGGACGGCGACGCGGACGGTGACGCCGACGACGACGCAGCGGTCAGCGGCACGAAGGACAGCGGCGCGGCCACCGGGCCCGTCCGTCCGCCCGTCCATCTGCTCGGCCACTCGCTCGGCGGTCTGATCGCCCGCGCCGCCGTACTGCTCGACGCCTCGCCGTTCCGTTCGCTCACCCTGATGTCCTCGGGCCCCGCGCGGGTGGTCCCGGTCCAGCAGGAGCGGGTACGGATGCTCAGCGACGCGCTCACCACGATGACCATGGCCGAGGTGTGGCAGGTGATGCAGGCACTGGACCCGCCGCAGGACGCCTCCCCGGACGGTGACGCCCTGCGCCGCCGCTGGCTGCGCCACGACCGCGCCCAGCTGATCGCCACCGGTCGTCAGCTGGCGACCGAGCCCGACCGGGTGGTCGAACTGGCCGCCGTGGGGCTGCCCGTGCACGTGGTGTCGGGCGTCCACGACGACACCTGGCCGGTGCCGTCGCTCGACGCCATGGCGGAGCGGCTGGGCGCGCGCCGCACCACGATCGAGGGTGCCCAGCACTCCCCCAACACGGACCGCCCGGAGCGGACGGTCGAGGCGCTGGTCTCCTTCTGGGACGGCCTGTAG
- a CDS encoding DEAD/DEAH box helicase, translating to MSPFPIQELTLPVALSGSDVIGQAKTGTGKTLGFGLPLLERVTVPADVEAGRATPDKLTEAPQALVVVPTRELCQQVTNDLLTAGKVRNVRVLAIYGGRAYEPQVEALKKGVDVIVGTPGRLLDLAGQRKLDLSHVRSLVLDEADEMLDLGFLPDVEKIMKMLPPKRQTMLFSATMPGAVIGLARRYMSQPTHIRATSPDDEGATVANTSQHVFRAHSMDKPELVARILQANGRGLAMVFCRTKRTAADIAEQLERRGFASGAVHGDLGQGAREQALRAFRNGKVDVLVCTDVAARGIDVEGVTHVINYQSPEDEKTYLHRIGRTGRAGAKGIAVTLVDWDDIPRWQLINKALDLKHPDPVETYSTSPHLFEELDIPAGTKGVLPRAERTRAGLRAEEVEDLGETGGRGRKSAAAPAPVREERPVRTPRQRRRTRGGTAAEEGASVAAPVPAPAAEAVAEPAEPRTPRRRRRTRLGASDAVADAGGTVTETAERPVAETPVTTAPVAVAQVPAAVGTAAPVETAVADEATEAKPRRRRSRAAAKPAEAVATATEAGFQTASVVEESAVPAVTKPRRRARVVRPAEDEVDFQIAPAAEPEPETRPRRRPAARTAAKPVTEKATERAATAKAAKATKSVKADKAVEIPAEGEEKPRRRRARTTTAKAEAGVVAEAVAVTEAASADAEAPAKPRRRRARAATATSSEG from the coding sequence CGGCACCGGCAAGACGCTCGGTTTCGGCCTGCCGCTCCTTGAGCGCGTGACCGTTCCCGCCGACGTCGAGGCCGGCCGGGCCACCCCGGACAAGCTGACCGAGGCGCCTCAGGCGCTGGTCGTCGTCCCCACCCGTGAGCTGTGCCAGCAGGTCACCAACGACCTGCTCACCGCGGGCAAGGTCCGTAACGTCCGCGTGCTCGCGATCTACGGCGGCCGGGCCTACGAGCCGCAGGTCGAGGCCCTGAAGAAGGGCGTCGACGTGATCGTCGGCACCCCGGGCCGACTGCTCGACCTGGCCGGTCAGCGCAAGCTCGACCTCTCGCACGTGCGCTCGCTCGTCCTCGACGAGGCCGACGAGATGCTCGACCTGGGCTTCCTGCCCGACGTCGAGAAGATCATGAAGATGCTTCCGCCGAAGCGCCAGACGATGCTGTTCTCGGCCACCATGCCGGGCGCCGTCATCGGTCTCGCCCGCCGCTACATGTCGCAGCCCACGCACATCCGCGCCACCTCGCCCGACGACGAGGGCGCGACCGTCGCGAACACCTCGCAGCACGTCTTCCGCGCCCACTCGATGGACAAGCCCGAGCTGGTCGCGCGCATCCTCCAGGCCAACGGCCGCGGGCTCGCGATGGTCTTCTGCCGTACGAAGCGGACGGCGGCCGACATCGCCGAGCAGCTGGAGCGCCGCGGTTTCGCCTCCGGCGCGGTCCACGGCGACCTCGGCCAGGGTGCCCGCGAGCAGGCGCTGCGCGCGTTCCGCAACGGCAAGGTCGACGTCCTCGTCTGCACCGACGTCGCGGCCCGTGGGATCGATGTCGAGGGTGTGACCCACGTCATCAACTACCAGTCGCCCGAGGACGAGAAGACGTACCTCCACCGCATCGGCCGTACCGGCCGCGCGGGCGCCAAGGGCATCGCGGTCACACTGGTCGACTGGGACGACATCCCCCGCTGGCAGCTGATCAACAAGGCGCTCGACCTGAAGCACCCGGACCCGGTCGAGACGTACTCGACGTCGCCGCACCTCTTCGAGGAGCTGGACATCCCGGCGGGCACCAAGGGCGTCCTGCCGCGTGCCGAGCGGACCCGTGCGGGTCTGCGTGCCGAAGAGGTCGAGGACCTCGGCGAGACGGGCGGCCGTGGCCGCAAGTCCGCCGCCGCGCCCGCGCCGGTCCGTGAGGAGCGTCCGGTCCGTACGCCGCGCCAGCGCCGTCGCACCCGCGGTGGCACGGCCGCCGAAGAGGGCGCCTCCGTGGCCGCCCCGGTGCCCGCGCCCGCCGCTGAGGCGGTCGCCGAGCCGGCGGAGCCGCGTACCCCGCGCCGCCGTCGGCGTACCCGCCTCGGCGCGTCCGACGCCGTCGCCGACGCCGGGGGGACCGTCACCGAAACGGCCGAGAGGCCGGTGGCCGAGACGCCGGTCACCACCGCTCCGGTCGCCGTGGCGCAGGTCCCGGCAGCCGTCGGGACCGCGGCGCCGGTGGAGACCGCGGTGGCGGACGAGGCCACCGAGGCCAAGCCGCGCCGTCGTCGTTCCCGGGCCGCCGCCAAGCCGGCCGAGGCCGTCGCCACGGCGACCGAGGCGGGGTTCCAGACGGCGTCCGTCGTCGAGGAGTCCGCGGTCCCGGCCGTCACCAAGCCGCGCCGCCGCGCCCGGGTGGTCAGGCCCGCCGAGGACGAGGTCGACTTCCAGATCGCGCCCGCCGCCGAGCCCGAGCCGGAGACCAGGCCGCGCCGCCGTCCGGCCGCCCGTACCGCCGCCAAGCCGGTCACCGAGAAGGCGACCGAGAGGGCGGCCACGGCCAAGGCGGCGAAGGCCACGAAGAGCGTGAAGGCCGACAAGGCCGTCGAGATCCCCGCCGAGGGCGAGGAGAAGCCCCGCCGCCGTCGTGCCCGCACCACCACCGCGAAGGCGGAGGCCGGTGTGGTCGCCGAGGCGGTGGCCGTCACCGAGGCCGCGTCCGCCGACGCGGAGGCCCCGGCGAAGCCGCGCCGCCGCCGTGCCCGAGCGGCGACGGCCACGTCGTCCGAAGGCTGA
- a CDS encoding MarC family protein yields MFDVAVFGSLFLTLFVIMDPPGITPIFLALTAGRPAKTQRRMALQAVAVAFGVIAVFGVLGQQILDYLHVSVPALMIAGGLLLLLIALDLLTGKTDEPTQTKDVNVALVPLGMPLLAGPGAIVSVILAVQHADGVGSQISVWSAIIAMHVVLWLTMRYSLLIIRVIKDGGVVLVTRLAGMMLSAIAVQQIINGVTQVIRNA; encoded by the coding sequence GTGTTCGACGTTGCTGTCTTCGGGTCCCTCTTTCTCACGCTATTTGTGATTATGGACCCGCCCGGGATCACCCCGATCTTCCTCGCCCTCACCGCGGGCCGTCCCGCGAAGACGCAGCGGCGGATGGCGTTGCAGGCCGTCGCCGTCGCGTTCGGCGTGATCGCCGTCTTCGGCGTGCTCGGCCAGCAGATCCTCGACTACCTGCACGTCTCCGTCCCCGCCCTGATGATCGCGGGCGGGCTGCTCCTGCTGCTGATCGCGCTCGATCTGCTGACCGGCAAGACCGACGAGCCGACGCAGACCAAGGACGTCAACGTCGCGCTCGTACCCCTGGGGATGCCGCTGCTCGCCGGTCCCGGTGCCATCGTTTCGGTGATTCTGGCGGTGCAGCACGCCGACGGCGTGGGCTCCCAGATCTCCGTCTGGTCCGCGATCATCGCCATGCACGTCGTGCTCTGGCTGACCATGCGCTACTCGCTGCTGATCATCCGGGTGATCAAGGACGGTGGCGTCGTGCTGGTCACCCGGCTCGCCGGGATGATGCTCTCCGCCATCGCCGTACAGCAGATCATCAACGGTGTCACCCAGGTCATCCGGAACGCCTGA
- a CDS encoding NYN domain-containing protein, giving the protein MNDVDVRDHLDRTNELLQRVLAEVSKTPSTHAIFVDAGYVYAAAGLLVTGTEDRRSFDLDAEGLIEAFIDKARTIFADSRLLRVYWYDGARRRIHTVEQQSIAELPDVKVRLGNLNANNQQKGVDSLIRTDLESLARHRAISDAALVGGDEDLVSAVEAAQGYGARVHLWGIEAGEGRNQAEPLLWEVDSQRTFDLDFCRPYVTRRPVTTYEDDTPAPSRDDVRFVGAQIAATWLSSRGRESLADLLPGHPYLPGSVDQDLLVEAERLLQHSLRGHAHLRRALRDGFWQHLQSQY; this is encoded by the coding sequence ATGAACGACGTCGACGTCCGTGACCATCTCGACCGCACCAACGAGCTGCTGCAACGCGTGCTCGCCGAGGTCTCCAAGACACCTTCTACCCACGCGATCTTCGTCGACGCGGGCTATGTGTACGCGGCGGCGGGACTCCTCGTCACCGGCACCGAGGACCGCCGCTCCTTCGACCTCGACGCGGAAGGGCTGATCGAGGCCTTCATCGACAAGGCCCGCACGATCTTCGCGGACAGCAGGCTCCTGCGCGTCTACTGGTACGACGGAGCCAGGCGCCGTATCCACACGGTCGAGCAGCAGTCCATCGCCGAACTACCGGACGTCAAGGTCCGACTGGGCAACCTCAACGCCAACAACCAGCAGAAGGGCGTCGACTCACTCATCCGCACCGATCTGGAATCACTCGCCCGGCACCGGGCGATCAGTGACGCCGCGCTCGTCGGCGGCGACGAGGACCTGGTATCGGCCGTCGAGGCGGCGCAGGGGTACGGCGCCCGGGTCCATCTGTGGGGCATCGAGGCGGGGGAGGGGCGCAACCAGGCGGAACCGCTGCTCTGGGAGGTCGACAGCCAGCGCACCTTCGACCTCGACTTCTGCCGCCCGTACGTCACCCGTCGGCCCGTCACCACGTACGAGGACGACACCCCGGCGCCGTCGCGCGACGACGTCCGCTTCGTCGGCGCGCAGATCGCGGCGACCTGGCTCTCGTCCCGGGGCCGGGAGTCCCTCGCCGATCTGCTGCCGGGGCATCCCTATCTCCCCGGTTCCGTCGACCAGGACCTGCTGGTCGAGGCGGAACGGCTGCTCCAGCACTCGCTGCGCGGCCACGCCCATCTGCGACGGGCGCTGAGGGACGGTTTCTGGCAGCACCTCCAGTCCCAGTACTGA
- a CDS encoding magnesium and cobalt transport protein CorA: protein MSMIRLRAVVRPSLRKSSTPYSGGYDTTRDPSACSAVVDCAVYRDGRRVEDDTCQTPHEAMLRVREEGGFAWIGLHEPTEEEFAGIAREFGLHPLAVEDAVHAHQRPKLERYDDTLFTVFKTIHYVEHAELTATSEVVETGEVMCFTGRDFVITVRHGGHGSLRALRQRLQDDAELLAKGPSAVLHSIADHVVDGYIAVAAALQDDIDEVEIGVFSAPSKGATRGADAGRIYQLKREVLEFKRAVSPLLRPMQLLSERPMRLIDPDIQKYFRDVADHLARVQEEVVGYDELLNSILQANLAQATVAQNEDMRKITSWAAIVAVPTMICGVYGMNFENMPETKWTYGYPLVLALIGGVCFSIHRTLKRNGWL, encoded by the coding sequence ATGTCGATGATTCGTCTGCGCGCCGTGGTACGCCCGTCCCTGCGCAAGAGCAGCACCCCCTACAGCGGCGGCTACGACACCACCCGCGATCCGTCCGCGTGCAGCGCGGTGGTCGACTGCGCGGTCTACCGCGACGGCCGCCGGGTGGAGGACGACACCTGCCAGACGCCGCACGAGGCGATGCTGCGGGTACGGGAGGAGGGGGGCTTCGCCTGGATCGGCCTCCATGAGCCGACCGAGGAGGAATTCGCCGGTATCGCAAGGGAGTTCGGGCTGCACCCGCTCGCCGTGGAGGACGCGGTCCACGCCCACCAGCGGCCGAAGCTGGAACGCTACGACGACACGCTGTTCACCGTCTTCAAGACCATCCACTACGTGGAGCACGCGGAACTGACCGCGACCAGCGAGGTCGTGGAGACCGGTGAGGTCATGTGCTTCACCGGCCGGGACTTCGTCATCACCGTGCGGCACGGCGGTCACGGTTCGCTGCGCGCGCTCCGGCAGCGGCTCCAGGACGACGCGGAACTGCTGGCGAAGGGCCCGTCGGCCGTGCTGCACTCGATCGCCGACCATGTCGTCGACGGCTACATCGCGGTGGCCGCGGCTCTCCAGGACGACATCGACGAGGTGGAGATCGGGGTCTTCTCCGCACCGTCGAAGGGCGCCACGCGCGGCGCGGACGCGGGCCGGATCTATCAACTGAAGCGCGAGGTACTGGAGTTCAAGCGGGCCGTCTCACCGCTGCTGCGTCCGATGCAGTTGCTCAGCGAGCGGCCGATGCGGCTGATCGACCCCGACATCCAGAAGTACTTCCGCGATGTCGCCGACCACCTGGCACGGGTGCAGGAGGAGGTCGTCGGCTACGACGAGCTGCTGAACTCGATCCTCCAGGCGAATCTGGCACAGGCGACGGTCGCGCAGAACGAGGACATGCGCAAGATCACTTCGTGGGCGGCCATCGTCGCCGTGCCGACGATGATCTGCGGGGTGTACGGCATGAACTTCGAGAACATGCCGGAGACCAAGTGGACGTACGGCTACCCACTGGTGCTGGCCCTCATCGGAGGCGTCTGCTTCTCCATCCACCGCACCCTCAAGCGCAACGGCTGGCTCTGA
- a CDS encoding suppressor of fused domain protein, protein MGEVLALVEARLSTALGDPDARAAVTFLGTDRVEVLRFRDGDLVRYATLGMSARPMSDPTATLADPVKGPRAELVLSVRAGLADTDQVLRPLAVLAASPQVEGVIVAPGASLDLGAPLWPDAPFDSVLVAEPGGLVEDMELDAPMEPVRFLPLLPMTRNEAAWKRVRGARELRERWLSHGTDLRDPLRGSVPLD, encoded by the coding sequence ATGGGAGAAGTTCTTGCACTGGTCGAGGCCCGGTTGTCGACCGCCCTCGGTGACCCGGACGCACGCGCCGCGGTCACCTTTCTCGGCACCGACCGCGTCGAGGTGCTCCGCTTCCGCGACGGTGATCTGGTGCGCTACGCCACGCTGGGGATGTCCGCCCGGCCGATGTCCGACCCCACCGCGACCCTCGCCGACCCGGTGAAGGGACCGCGCGCCGAGCTGGTGCTCAGCGTGCGGGCCGGGCTCGCCGACACCGACCAGGTGCTGCGCCCGCTGGCCGTGCTGGCCGCCTCGCCCCAGGTCGAAGGGGTGATCGTGGCGCCGGGTGCCTCGCTGGACCTCGGCGCGCCGCTGTGGCCGGACGCGCCGTTCGACTCGGTGCTGGTCGCCGAACCGGGCGGTCTGGTCGAGGACATGGAGCTGGACGCCCCGATGGAGCCGGTGCGGTTCCTGCCCCTGCTGCCCATGACGCGCAACGAGGCCGCGTGGAAACGGGTCAGGGGGGCGCGGGAGCTGCGGGAGCGGTGGCTGTCGCACGGCACGGATCTGCGGGACCCGCTGCGGGGGTCCGTACCGCTGGACTGA